A genomic segment from Armatimonadota bacterium encodes:
- a CDS encoding peptidylprolyl isomerase — protein MSIQGMRTKMSRYLKWLVLIIAATFAIGFVGMTLGGGGMGGRGANKQVGVLAKVNGQKIKWDYYLEILRRQMEQYERQNIPVTTEMEIQMRGSLFEQLVDQEMKLQAAKKERVRVSRGELNKKIDEYTDMQMKSLREAALRGKKVKDDKVFAAELAKAEPGMTIQKKRKEIRKQFEAVAEEIRKSLILEKLDKKIAETAKTDDKAFEASFDQVKLSQITVASVGKRSDEQAKKRADDVAAKIRKGEDFAKVAGEFSDDMYKGFGGNRGPVVRIQLEEELRDPAFALKAGQVSDPIKTAGGYVILKSAGVSRNVPTELSDPAKKKQYREQFVQQEQERAKAEYYGKLKKAMALEIMDPEMKAYMAMRDSYAGMMTASESERKALIEKVAKLYQAAVDGAGEDTGMRARCSIQLWRLYEILSSSPMFGATDAEKKNYAKLGRTALEEALNSTEDVDLRLAHAKMALEAGDKAAALESLDIASDNAYDNVQAMEQIRDMYKQMNRNDLAAAQQAEIDDFKRNNPEGDSSTATTEPIRIPAGGE, from the coding sequence ATGTCAATACAGGGAATGCGGACGAAGATGTCCAGGTATCTCAAGTGGCTCGTGCTGATCATCGCGGCGACATTCGCGATCGGGTTTGTGGGGATGACGCTCGGCGGAGGCGGCATGGGGGGCCGGGGCGCCAACAAGCAGGTCGGCGTGCTGGCGAAGGTCAACGGGCAGAAGATCAAGTGGGACTACTACCTGGAGATCCTGCGCAGGCAGATGGAGCAGTACGAACGGCAGAACATTCCGGTGACGACGGAGATGGAGATCCAGATGCGCGGGTCGCTCTTCGAGCAGCTCGTGGACCAGGAGATGAAACTGCAGGCCGCCAAGAAGGAGCGGGTGCGCGTATCGCGGGGCGAGCTGAACAAGAAGATAGACGAGTACACCGACATGCAGATGAAGTCCCTGCGGGAGGCGGCCCTGCGGGGGAAGAAGGTCAAGGACGACAAGGTTTTCGCGGCCGAGCTTGCGAAGGCGGAGCCGGGAATGACCATCCAGAAGAAGCGCAAAGAGATACGGAAGCAGTTCGAGGCGGTTGCTGAGGAGATTCGCAAGTCGCTGATCCTGGAGAAGCTCGACAAGAAGATCGCGGAGACGGCGAAGACGGACGACAAGGCGTTCGAGGCGAGCTTCGACCAGGTCAAACTGAGCCAGATTACCGTCGCGTCGGTCGGGAAGCGCTCCGACGAGCAGGCGAAGAAGCGCGCGGACGACGTGGCGGCCAAGATCCGGAAGGGCGAGGACTTTGCGAAGGTCGCGGGCGAGTTTTCGGACGACATGTACAAGGGCTTCGGGGGGAACCGCGGCCCGGTGGTGAGAATCCAGCTCGAGGAAGAACTCCGCGACCCGGCATTCGCGCTGAAGGCGGGGCAAGTGAGCGACCCGATCAAGACCGCGGGGGGATACGTCATCCTCAAGTCGGCGGGGGTGAGCCGCAACGTGCCGACGGAGCTGAGCGATCCGGCTAAGAAGAAGCAGTACCGGGAGCAGTTCGTCCAGCAGGAGCAGGAGCGCGCAAAGGCGGAGTATTACGGGAAGCTCAAGAAGGCGATGGCGCTCGAGATAATGGACCCTGAGATGAAGGCGTACATGGCGATGCGCGATTCGTACGCCGGCATGATGACCGCGTCGGAGTCGGAGCGGAAGGCCCTGATCGAGAAGGTGGCCAAGCTGTACCAGGCGGCCGTGGACGGGGCGGGGGAGGACACCGGGATGCGCGCGCGGTGCAGCATCCAGTTGTGGCGCCTCTACGAGATCCTCAGTTCGTCGCCGATGTTCGGCGCGACGGACGCGGAGAAGAAGAACTACGCCAAGCTCGGGCGGACGGCGCTGGAGGAGGCGCTGAACTCGACGGAGGACGTGGACCTGCGCCTCGCCCACGCGAAGATGGCGCTGGAGGCGGGTGACAAGGCGGCGGCCCTCGAGAGCCTTGACATCGCGTCGGACAACGCGTACGACAACGTGCAGGCGATGGAGCAGATCCGGGACATGTACAAGCAGATGAACCGGAAC